The following proteins are co-located in the Vibrio azureus genome:
- a CDS encoding OmpA family protein, with product MNKIKKISLSLAFLVTLSACSNQIRDDNVILDYDWQPDVYNLVIAEVADADNMEFWVRQEPEYSDGSPHYKACVEIAQPTERNRFYIANLNTYGLTEVKNCNKDYLARTNIINPNQSKAYDIDSWKAKAFTDQKWYTSFGISKSITNDSSLMLKFEDLFFVNETRLTSRAQNTLITLITELQKWPIEQVTVYGIADSSGNYPMNRKLADQRAKVTRNFLIEEGLRNVPIVIRGSVENGRKTKQQRVTQRRFMIEVKLKTI from the coding sequence ATGAACAAGATAAAAAAAATTAGTCTCTCTTTAGCTTTTCTAGTGACGCTTTCTGCTTGCAGTAATCAAATCCGAGATGACAATGTGATCCTCGACTACGACTGGCAGCCTGATGTGTATAATTTGGTCATCGCAGAAGTTGCAGATGCTGATAATATGGAATTTTGGGTTCGCCAAGAGCCTGAATATTCTGATGGTTCACCTCACTATAAGGCTTGTGTTGAAATCGCCCAGCCGACAGAGAGAAACCGATTCTACATTGCCAATCTGAATACTTATGGCCTGACAGAAGTTAAAAATTGCAACAAGGATTATTTGGCAAGAACTAACATTATTAATCCTAATCAAAGTAAAGCTTATGATATTGATTCATGGAAAGCAAAAGCATTTACTGATCAGAAGTGGTACACGTCTTTCGGTATAAGTAAGAGCATTACCAATGATTCAAGTTTGATGCTTAAGTTTGAAGATTTATTCTTTGTGAATGAAACTCGTCTCACCAGTCGTGCTCAGAATACCTTAATTACGTTGATCACAGAGCTGCAAAAATGGCCGATCGAACAAGTGACGGTATATGGCATCGCCGATTCATCAGGCAATTACCCGATGAATCGCAAATTAGCAGATCAAAGAGCGAAAGTAACACGCAACTTTTTAATAGAGGAAGGACTAAGAAACGTCCCAATTGTTATTAGAGGAAGTGTTGAAAATGGCCGAAAAACGAAACAACAACGAGTGACTCAGCGACGTTTTATGATAGAGGTTAAATTAAAAACAATATGA